From a region of the Rhinopithecus roxellana isolate Shanxi Qingling chromosome 8, ASM756505v1, whole genome shotgun sequence genome:
- the SEMA4A gene encoding semaphorin-4A isoform X2, with amino-acid sequence MRHSVSTSSVSWFLTTSPISTPAAPSPSALLVPSLNFKTHTCCPSWRTRSWREKAKAPLTPLTSIQLSWWTSHLASWRRWPSAFPQDLEDVDRWQGRCSREKRVGPKMWKWKTQSPSRINGMLYSGTMNNFLGSEPILMRTLGSQPVLKTDNFLRWLHPDASFVAAIPSTQVVYFFFEETASEFDFFERLHTSRVARVCKNDVGGEKLLQRKWTTFLKAQLLCTQPGQLPFNVIRHAVLLPADSPTAPHIYAVFTSQWQIGGTRSSAVCAFSLLDIERVFKGKYKELNKETSRWTTYRGPETNPRPGSCSVGPSSDKALTFMKDHFLMDEQVVGTPLLVKSGVEYTRLAVETAQGLDGRSHLVMYLGTTTGSLHKAVVSGDSGAHLVEEIQLFPDPEPVRNLQLAPTQGAVFVGFSGGVWRVPRANCSVYESCVDCVLARDPHCAWDPESRTCCFLSAPNLNSWKQDMERGNPEWACASGPMSRSLRPQSRPQIIKEVLAVPNSFLELPCPHLSALASYYWSHGPAAVPKASSTVYNGSLLLIVQDGVGGLYQCWATENGFSYPVVSYWVDSQDQPLALDPELAGIPREHVEVPLTRVSGGTALAAQRSYWPHFVTVTVLLALVLSGALIILLASPLGALRARGKVQGCETVPPGEKAPLSREQHLQSPKECRTSASDVDADNCLGTEVA; translated from the exons ATGAG ACACAGTGTTTCAACTTCATCCGTGTCCTGGTTTCTTACAACGTCACCCATCTCTACACCTGCGGCACCTTCGCCTTCAGCCCTGCTTGTACCTTCATT GAACTTCAAGACTCATACCTGTTGCCCATCTTGGAGGACAAGGTCATGGAGGGAAAAGGCCAAAGCCCCTTTGACCCCGCTCACAAGCATACAGCTGTCTTGGTGG ACTTCCCAcctggcttcctggaggagatggcCTTCGGCTTTTCCACAGGACCTTGAAGATGTAGACAGATGGCAGGGAAGGTGTTCCAGGGAGAAAAGGGTAGGACCCAAGATGTGGAAATGGAAAACACAGTCACCTTCCAGGATCA ATGGGATGCTCTATTCTGGTACCATGAACAACTTCCTGGGCAGTGAGCCCATCCTGATGCGCACACTGGGATCCCAGCCTGTCCTCAAGACCGACAACTTCCTCCGCTGGCTGCATC CGGACGCCTCCTTCGTGGCAGCCATCCCTTCGACCCAGGTCGTCTACTTCTTCTTCGAGGAGACAGCCAGCGAGTTTGACTTCTTTGAGAGGCTCCACACATCCCGGGTGGCTCGAGTCTGCAAG AATGACGTGGGCGGCGAAAAACTGCTGCAGAGGAAGTGGACCACCTTCCTGAAGGCCCAGCTGCTCTGCACCCAGCCGGGGCAGCTGCCCTTCAACGTCATCCGCCACGCGGTTCTGCTGCCCGCCGATTCTCCCACAGCTCCCCACATCTACGCAGTCTTCACCTCCCAGTG GCAGATTGGCGGGACCAGGAGCTCTGCAGTTTGTGCCTTTTCTCTCTTGGACATTGAACGCGTCTTTAAGGGGAAATACAAAGAGTTGAACAAAGAAACTTCACGCTGGACTACTTATAGGGGCCCTGAGACCAACCCCCGGCCGGGCAGT TGCTCGGTGGGCCCCTCCTCTGATAAGGCCTTGACCTTCATGAAGGACCATTTCCTGATGGATGAGCAGGTGGTGGGGACACCCCTGCTGGTGAAGTCTGGTGTAGAGTATACACGGCTTGCAGTGGAGACAGCCCAGGGCCTTGATGGGCGCAGCCATCTTGTCATGTACCTGGGAACCA CCACAGGGTCGCTCCACAAGGCTGTGGTGAGTGGGGACAGCGGTGCTCATCTGGTGGAAGAGATTCAGCTGTTCCCTGACCCCGAACCTGTTCGCAACCTGCAACTGGCCCCCACCCAG GGTGCAGTGTTTGTAGGCTTCTCAGGAGGTGTCTGGAGGGTGCCCCGAGCCAACTGTAGCGTCTATGAGAGCTGTGTGGACTGTGTCCTTGCCCGGGACCCCCACTGTGCCTGGGACCCTGAGTCCCGAACCTGTTGCTTCCTGTCTGCCCCCAACCT GAACTCCTGGAAGCAGGACATGGAGCGGGGGAACCCAGAGTGGGCATGTGCCAGTGGCCCCATGAGCAGGAGCCTTCGGCCTCAGAGCCGCCCGCAAATCA TTAAAGAAGTTCTGGCTGTCCCCAACTCCTTTCTGGagctcccctgcccccacctgtcAGCCTTGGCCTCTTACTACTGGAGCCATGGCCCAGCAGCAGTCCCAAAAGCCTCTTCCACTGTCTACAATGGCTCCCTCTTGCTGATAGTGCAGGATGGAGTTGGAGGTCTCTACCAGTGCTGGGCAACTGAGAATGGCTTTTCATACCCTGTGGTCTCCTACTGGGTGGACAGCCAAGACCAGCCCCTGGCCCTGGATCCTGAACTGGCAGGCATCCCCCGGGAGCACGTGGAGGTCCCGTTGACCAGGGTCAGTGGTGGGACCGCCCTGGCTGCCCAGCGGTCCTACTGGCCCCACTTTGTCACTGTCACTGTCCTCCTCGCCTTAGTGCTTTCAGGAGCCCTTATCATCCTCCTGGCCTCCCCACTGGGAGCACTCCGGGCTCGGGGCAAGGTTCAGGGCTGCGAGACTGTGCCCCCTGGGGAGAAGGCCCCATTGAGCAGAGAGCAACACCTCCAGTCCCCCAAGGAATGCAGGACCTCTGCCAGTGATGTGGACGCTGACAACTGCCTAGGCACTGAGGTGGCTTAA